The DNA window CTTAAGGCAAAGTAAAAACcccatatttttccttttataagtGCCTCATTCAGTCACACTGTCTTGGAGTGTTTCATGTAACCTCATAGTGCCTGGGCAAAgttatctgttttatttttccaattgTAGATAGACTAAAACTGTGTCCTGTGTTATGGAACTCTGGAATTAAGTCTACAGCTTATCATATCCTGAAGAACCATGATTTCCTATTTCAGTAAAGGTGTTTTCCAGGAGTGACCTGCATATTAGGGCCAGGCATGCAATGACTacaaaaaggaattaattcttCAGTCCATCCATTATAAGGTGTTGTAGTTCTGGTACAAGACTGCATCTTAGAGCAGAATAAAGCCTTCCAGCTTATGCTTTTTATCTCCCTGTAACATCTTCCTAATGTGGAATGACCATGCCTCTGTGTCCAAAACACCCAGGAGAATGGGATTTAAATAAGTGCTTTTCTTGAACTGATGTGCAGTTAGTTCTAGATAGCAGTGATGTGCAACTTCAAGACAAAGATAATGTTGAAGTTCTATCTGAAAGTTCATCTGAATCTACTTCTTCATTCCAGTAGAGTTAAAGGTAGTATTATTTATTGTATaatgtttataattttattctgcATGTCATGTGTTACAGGAAAAGGTGTTAAAATGTAATCAATATGTGATCATTGAACAAAacactttgttgttttttttttcagctgcaatTACAATGTACATCAGATATTTATTAATAGAGAAGCAAAATGAATCATCACACTTTGTTAGGTCTTCATGCAATATGTTTACATTATGTGTGGGATTGATGGGCTGCACTGGAATGGGCATAGTTGCAACTTTTCAGGTATGACTGtaaatttcaaaacaagaatgaaaattaaaaaagattGTTTTACCATTAAAATTTTCAACTAGATAGAAGTGATTAACATCATCCCTATATGGATCCTTGGAAAATTGAGTAAGGATGCCTTTCGTGCTCCTGCCTTTTTTCAATACCTTTACAGCAATGGATTTGTTTCCACCCTATACATGAGAATTTTTGCTTGTGCAGTTATGCCATTAAGGAGTTCTCTGTGTGCTTGTCTTTTAAGAGGTCTGTATTATATGGATATTTTTTGCTGGaaatttttttggtgaaaatttGAATGTAAAAACCTTTGCTATTCCAAGTTTAGTTTGCTTATAATCAGGTGGGGCAGAGTAAGTCAGACTAACAAACGCATCTGTATTTTTGGCTGAATGATGGCACACTCACAGCATTTTCTACCAAATAAACGAATCTTATCTGACAGGTTAGAACATTGAGCACAATATCAGCCTGTTAAACTTTTGAGTCTGTAGGAGATGGCATAACAACATGTTTTACCTTTTGATAGAAACATGCAGAACTACTGCTTACTTTTCCAGAAAAGGTTTGACATCTCATTACCAACCAAAGTCCACCTCTAAGTGtctgaaagaaaattcaatagggagaaaaaaatactgaaatagaTCATTCATTTCACCTTTTCTAGTGAGGAAGTGTATAATAAGGTAGATTCTGACACATGTATATGACACAATTGCACTGAAAGCTTCAGCCTAAAATCAAGTTAAATTGAATTGGCAGGCAACTTGAGATATTGCCTTAAAATCTATGGAAACAGgtgcattatttcttttaaaggatGGTCTACCGTGGAACACTTTGTTCAATACTATTGTGCTCATATAGTGACATGATGACATAcagagaaattgaaaataaagacTGTTGGGGCTGCAAAAACCAGTACAGTTTTACATGTAATGGAAATGGTATTTTCAGACCAAAACCCCCTCTGCCATAGGATGGTAACTTACTCTTTTTAGCTTTGCATCCAGGCAGTGTGTGTGGATTGCAAACAGCACAGACACTGCAGTCTGTTCCaataatattttactttaaaatacttctgttcTTATTGATAAGATTTATTTGtggcaccaaaaaaaaaaaaaaaaaagttggatgATACCTGACTGAAATATAAACCAAACTCAATAGGGGAAAGACTAATCAGGAATGCAAAATAGTCTGTTAGAGTCAGGGAAGCAGAAACTTTGATCCTAATGTTTCTGAAAGGATTCCTTGACAGTTAGAACACTGGTTCTTATCTAATCTCTGTTGTGTCTCATGGCCAGTCCATAAACTCCTTCCTCACCTAATTTCTATTTTGTCTGCTTTCACCCTGCTTGCCATGTTAAGTGCAACTTGTAGAAAGGGTTCTGAGCACGATAAGGATCAAATCTAGTTAAGCATCTGATCTAGCAGATTTTCAAGCATCCTTAATTGCCCACGAAGCTGGAAACGGTGGCTTCAATCTTTTCACTGTAAATGTTCAACTAGTGAACAGTACATTGCCATCCCCATTTACCAGTAGAATAACTGAGACATTAAGAGGATGTGAGATTTGCTCAAGGTTAAGTGATATTTCAAGTCAGGAGACCAAAGCAAAGATggaatttgaaattatttctttggtaTTCAGTCTAGTTCCTCTAATCAGTATGTCATgcagaaaatttaaattcatgGGCACTATCTGCTAGTTTCTTCAGGTTTCTTCAGCAGCTAACTATTGTCCTGATTCTCTTTCCAGGAGCTGGCTGTTCCCAGTGTCCATGACATAGGAGCTTTGGTGGCATTTGGCTCAGGTGTTGTATACATCACACTTCAGTCTATAATCTCTTACAAGTCCTGCCCACGATGGAACACTTACTTTGTGTGTCACATGAGGATGGCCATATCTGTCATATCATGCATTGCTTTCATTCCCAGTATCCTTTGTGGTGTGTCCCATGGTTTTCCCTTTATGTGTTCatgattttccttttaagttAAATCATTGAtgataaagaataaaattgaGGTCACTCAATTTTATTTAGGGCTCTCTAATGTATATAATGTAGCATGCTGAGACAGCATTAAGAGCATGAAGATGAGTTTTGGGCTTCTGAAAAGCTTTATCTCTTATTTCAGTGGTATATTTAAAAACAGTGCCCCAGTGTTCTTTACAGAACCATACACTAGTGAAGATAGAGCAACTTTCCAACCTCCTTCACCTAATGGAGcataggaaggaaggaaggaaggtgtGAAAAATAGAGCCACTGCTTTTACAATGAACAAACacagagaagttaaaaaaaacaggTGGCATACAAGCCTAAGCAGCTGATTTTGATGATGTTGCTTGGATCTTAACCTCAATAGTCACCTCTCTTAAAGTCACACTGCACAACTTTCTGGCTTTTCCCTTGGCATGCTATAATTAGAGTAACATCAATAATTTTATTGGCCTTGGGTGATCTGCCAGTGTTGAAAACTGATTGCAGCAGCTCGTCACATGAGTCAGCCAGCAACAGCTTGCTTTTGGtttctgcagctgtgaaaggGCTTTGAAAGAGGGCCTCAGTCCTAGAGGAAGGTGTAAAACAGATCAAGGCACTTCTTGTGCATCACTGGAAACCAATGTGGTTCCACTTCCAGCAGTGCAGGACTCTGCTCTCACAGTTCTTAATCACAAGTGTCACCTAAATTTTGGAGTGTCTCCCTTGCTGTCTATACTTTGAAAGAACCTACAGAATCCTTCATTTGTGCAGAAATGTGTTTTGACTGCTGCTACCACTTACCTTGTAGTAATGTGTTTCATTTGCTTGTATTCTTAATACTTTGATTTGATATTCTGGTTTTTTAGGATCTCCTGTTTTACAGAAGGGGAAGatggtctgttttttttttttttttttttttttggtttgtttgtttgtttttttgtaagaagatattttcacttttactcATTAATATTATATAGTTTCCTTTACACTGCTTTTCCCAGTGATTGTGTTTGCTTCAAAAATTTCCATGACAAAAATTGATTGGACTCCAGGTGAAAAGGTAAAATCTCAATAGGCAGCCAACTTACTTTGTGTGATATTATTTGGGGAGTGCTGCTATATTTACCTTAAAGCATTACAAGCATGTCAGAGACTTCAAATAGTACATTATCATGAACAGTTTTGTGCAATGTTGGTTTCCAGTCACTTCTTCATTAGGTATTTGTGGTGTGGGTAAGAAAACTTGTGACAGATGATCAATCTTCAAAGAGTTAGACTTCCATTTTGACCAAGACTTTGAAAGTTTCCCATAGAAaaagactgcaaaaaaaaaaaagatatactGGAAATTGGTTTTTCAACTTCCTTTTATAGTCaattttcttgaaaatgaaTTTCTCACATGAAACAAAAAGTGTACCAATTTAATTCTGTAGTTTTTGAGGTTTTCTACAGCATtgattttctcagcttttttaTCATTCTTTATTAAATGCTCTTTAATACTGTCATAAATATTTGGAGTCTGACCTAAAACATACTAACATTAATTTTAGGTATTTGAattcatttcagtgttttcagaatGACAACTatgaaaactaatttttctttttggacaGATTTTGCTAAAAGGAGGTATTCAAAAAACAGGTTAAATAATGCAGAGAGCATATCTTGCTTGAAGAACTTAGTAAGAGCACACTTAGCAAATGTACTTCAACCAAGCAGTGGCAGGACTGCTTGAGAAAAATGTTTGCGAATTAGACAATCTTAGTAATATCTTCATGGGTTTTGTGGAGTTTTATGAGAtgcaagaatgaaaaaaatgggTTTTTCTGAAACAGATGGCATATTTATTGATGGCATGTTAAGAAACACTTAGCATTCTGTTTGTGTCCTGTTACATAGGTTTTCTATGACAGTCTAAAAAACAAAAGTCTTGACAGGAGCTGTCACAAAGGGTAGCCCTCCATTTTAAAACATGGCAAGAATTTGCTCATATTTACTGAGCTCAGTGGCTCTGCGTGAAAGATTGGAGCATGGGCACTTCGGTAATCTTAACATAACAACTGAATGTTTTCAGGTTTATGTTATATTCAACCTTTCTTTTGTTACTCTGCTAATTGTAGTTTTCTTGTACTGCCTTTTATGGTACTGCACAAAAGTTAATGATTTAACCACCattctgtaaaaacaaaatgtgaatTGACTTTTATACAACAGGGATGATGAGTCATAAATCTTACTTGTTGAATTTACAGAAGGAAATATCTATATCATCCCACCCATATTTTGTTTAGTTGTTTCAtctgaaaatttgttttatgtCTCATTCCATCAGGATTATACTTACCATTTTATGAGTGCAATCTGTGAATGGACAGTGGCCTTTGGTTTCATCTTCTTCTTTTTAACATTCATTAGAGATTTTCAGGTTGGTATCTACATATTTTAGCAGTGACTAAGTGCTATGAATTGTATAACAACAAATGCAATAGAAAATTACCATTCTTTACCTAGATAGATGCATCAAAGCtatacagaaacaaaatttacCGATCACAGAACTGATTTCTGTCTACATAATGAATATTCTCCCCTTGattataaaacataaaattcagtttaataGTTCAGTGTATCTGCTCTTGAAAATTAATAACAATCAATTAATATATTCTTCTTATTTACAAAAATTTTTGTAGAAAGAGGCCCTCTAAAGGTGACagaataacaaaataaatgaggcagctaaaacttaatttctttctaCCTGAGGGATTTTATGTAATAGTCCAAAGCATTTCAACCATTGCTGTTTTACACATTTATCTATGTTTCCTCACAGTGCAAAGAATATTAAATACTTCTTTGGAAAAGTATTGACACAAAAGCCTTCTGGTTTGGGTAGCTGGATTCAGAGTTAACATGTATTTTGCTAACTAATAGCAAACGTTTCCACGTCTGTTTAGTTTTGACTTAGTACTTAACACACCATGGCTTTAGGGCATTTCcttaattaataaaaagaaaaataattaaaaaatgttaaagtaAAAAAGCTAGGTTCAGTGGGAAAAAGAACACttctttggggagaaaaaaagtagtTCAAAATTACACAACACACGATCATAAAGGTATATAATTGCCTTCTAAAACTGACAGAATTCTTAAAGAACTATTCCAAAATGTATGCATCATTGAATGCATTATTTTTTGGGGGAGCTATTTATTGCCAGTCCATCACTCTCTGATGTCTATGTGTGTGATGGCATCTCTTTTATCAAAAGTCAGGCTCTCCCCTTGGAGATAGAGATTTGCAGGACAGTGCAGTGCTTCTCAGAATATTTATCAACAATCATTAGTTGATAATTCTGTTTCAGATGCATTCAAACATTTACTAAATGtaaatattatgaaaataagagaaaattattaaattaaccAAAATGGAATTGTGGATATTTTAAATTGCAGGCTATAAAATAGCATGAATACAATGTTAGTGTTTGGTAATGACAGAACAATCTTTTAGATCCTACTGTCTTTTTGTCATAACCAGTGCTCAGAGAAAACCAAACTATTAATTCAGTAAAATACCCTGCCACACcctaagaaaaataagaatttttttctaatttttccacagtatttattttactttaacacttttttcttttgtttggatTCATCTCCTTGTACTTTATATTGCAGAACTGTAAGATTAGATCATCTTAAGCTgatcttgctttatttttcttttagagatTTTCTTTAAGAATATCAACAGAAATACATGAAGACTCCTGATAGTGGAAAACCAATATTTTACATCTATGAATATTTTAGCTTTCTTTTTGCTTATAGAAAAagtggcagaggagcaggaattgAAAAGTTGTAATAAGACCCCCATGCCATTAACTCTGCAGCTGCAACTACTAAAAGATTTTGAAACTCAGAGCAAGgttcctcctgcctttctgaaatattttttaaaaattttttatggtttggtatattaaaaatactgtaatgaAAGCAATATCTGGAAGCACTGGAAAATCTCTCAAGGACTTGTTCATGTCAACTCTTCCATTTTGGACATATCTGTACTTTTAAATTTGCTGTTGTGAGATTAGTAGCATTAGTTTTAAACTTGAGAAAGTATATTTTGCAAAGAGGGAAGTGTAAAGGCAATGGATATCACCAGGACGGAATTCCTACTCTGTTAATTTGCAAGGGCTGGAGAAGATGGTGACAGCAGGAGTGGGCATCTTTGTCTGAAGAAACTGGAAGTTAGTAGATGGCAACACATATTTCTGATCCTGGGCACTGTAATGCAAGTGCAAATGCTAAGAGAAAGTTAAACTATACtgcttgaaaaatgttttctgatcATCACTGCAGTACCTGTTGTGAAAATCcacccctttttcccttttatgcacTGATGgccacaggaaacaaaaaaatggaagtgGGAATAAAAAGTGAATTTACATTTAAGCATGATGATGATAAAGAGAAATCTTATTGCAGTTTGGTTAATATAAAGCAATATTTACCAGCCTGTGTTTTAATCTACAATGGAGTGAAGGAGGTCTCAAAAAAAGTTTGGGAATGAGTGGAAAATAAGAAGAGGCACCAGTAGTTTTCAGGTACTTAGAAATAAATGTATGACTATTTTATACCaaaaaaactgaattaataAACAAACCTGGAGAGCAACTGTAATGAAGATATTTGCTGCTATAGATTTACTTCTGTAGTTAAAGACTTGGAAAGAAGCTAATTGTGAAGTCAGATCTTCTGCAGATCTAAAAGGATCTGCAGGCAAAAGGTTTTTTCATGGACTGATTTATCAACTTCCTTCAGTGCATTAACCACTTGGTTGTCAATTATGTTctctgaaaattacatttttcacacTTTATCATAGTTTATGCAGAAATATTGATGATTTTCAGTTGCTAATATCCACTAATGTGTGTTTTGGAGAGTGATGTCTTAAGATTAGTCATCTGTTgatatttcttttaatgtgtATTTTAAGCTGTATTAAATTCAATTGTTTCACAACTAGAAGAGTTGATGCTTTCTTTATAAATTCTTCCTgagaaaaacagtaaaagtGTTTTTCACTGGCAGATTTGCTTTCTATAGTATTCAGGTTATCTTGCAGAGGTTCATAGCTACAACCAAATTAAAATATCAGACCTAGTACTGGCTCAAGGAAGGACCTTATGTCTTGCTGGTTGGGTATCCTGGAAGGGACTCATATTCCTTCAAGTGAAGATCATAAAGAAAATGTGTATCAACTACAAAATGTGACATCATATTATTTTCCAGGCTCTGTTAAGAAAATACCCTATTTCCTAGTGCATTGTGTATTAttcttttattgctttttattcttAGCTTTCATATACTAAAGTATAAGAAGCTTGAAGTTGTTATTTCAAATGATAGCCAACCTTTACAGTGTTTACAATATcctaaagggaagaaaaaaaaaaatcagataatttTGTGGCTGAATCAAGATCACCTTTTTCCCTGAAGTCAACAGGTAAATTCAAACACTGAATGAAACCCTTCCCATTATTCTGAACTTTATTGTGATACATTTTAATATGAGTTATATTCATGACCAGAAGAATGCACCAATAGTGTATCTTTTATTAAATCTGTTAGGCCTAAGACCTCAACTTGCATTGACATGCAGACAGAGGTAATggattgttgtttttttatttgtgcagTGAATAACTATTGAAAACACTTTGATTATTCTCTGGCTCCAAGCAGCTTCTCACTCAATAACTTAgctatttttttcagcagaaatgtgaGTTGACAAGTAGCAAGCAATTGCCAAAATAGTATTCTAGCAAAGTTTCATTTAGCTGTGGCTGACTCTTGTTAAGTACTGTGCTCTAATTTTTTTATAGGCAAGTGATCTCTAGAGGTTAGCACAGGTAATGTCACAGCACATTTCTGTTGCTTTGCTACATGTCCTTTGTTCTATATTTTGATATTAGCAACAACAAATAGCTATTTTTTTGTTGGAAGCTAtgctagaaatattttcatcatcTACTCTGCATGATATGCTCTATTTGTCAGCCCATCAGGAGTGATTGAGAAATTCCTTTTGCATAAACTACAGTAAATCACAAGATAGTCAATGTTATTTTTAGCAGTTATGCTAAATCATTCTTCTGCTTCCACAACTGCAAAAGTTCATTTTTCTAGGTTATGCAGCTTGATCTGCTAATGAAATACCACTGTTGTGATTTCTGTGATAGTTCCAGATCATGTAAAGATGAAACTTTATCAACTCAAAGTGCCTAAAACCCTCTTTGTCTTTTTGTCCTAGGACACTGTCacttgctctgctctgccttccaATGTGCACTAAGCCAATGTTGACCTTATCACTGGCTTTTCTCATAAGGCACTCCAAACTTTAATTTCTGGTCTGCTCAGTTTGCATATTGCCTTACCTGTGACAGCACTGTATGTTTGACAGTAGTACAATAATCTTGATGGCAAGGCATTTATTTCTTGCTCTTAATATTGGTACCAAAACTCCAAGCCCATTAGAGGGATTATGGCAACATGTCAGTGAATTTTGGACATTCCAGCATGAAGTTTGTAAAGACATTCAAGAGCTTGGTATTTTAAACTCCTCTGTAAATACAGTCTTAGTCTCAATATTGACCACATTTTCACAAGCCTTCAGGCTTTAGGGCATTTGTTTGAAGACTACAGAGGGTTTTGGGTTGGTTCCCAATGGTTTACAATGTCCACTGGAAATATTGTCCCTGGAAGAGGCTGGAAGAGCTGTTCTCCTCCAAGAAACAATGAAAGGCAGCGTGGCATGTGTATTTTAAGAAGggataatgttttttttctttggaagatGGGTTAATGTCCATTTATTTGGGAGAAATGTGGGGAAGTAGCAATAGGTTTTAATTTATAAGTTCTCTGTAGCTTTGACTAGAAACTGTCAGAGCTGGGTCTGTCTTTCACTGCATTTGTGTGTATGGTCAGGCACAGTGCAGGCACAGTGCTGGCATGATGAGGACTGTCAGGGCTCAGAGTCCTGCATGTTGATGCAAcacatagaaataaaaatacatgctGCATTTTATAAACAACCACACTGATTTAATGAGCTCTTGCTATATTTTGGATTGGTAATGAAATTCAGAAAGACCATTTCTCTCATCTTAAGGAGAAAACAGTCAAGTCCTACATGTGGTATCTGTATTTTTCCCTGTACACAATAGATGGCACTAGCAGACCACAtgatttgggtttatttctcatttcaagCAAGTATAGTCGTTTTGTAGGTAGCTTTAACTGATTTTAATAGTCACGTGGATGCCCAGTTAAATGAGTTTTGTATTGTGGCTTTGAGGAAAACAACTCAGATCTAAGTTGCTTTGCCATCCCTTCCTTCGTCTAAGTAATTATGTTTTGCTACTGCAACGTGTACttcaatttcaaattaatttgtctAAGTCATAGGAGTCACTTGCTGCAGTTATCACTGGCACAAGCTGACATCCAGGTCTCCTTACTATGCCACTTCTCTTGGGAAGTTTTTCCTACCCTATCACAAAGAAAATACCTTTCACTTGGTTGCTTCAGTAGAATCCTGCCAGTTTGCAGGATTGCACAATATTGAAGGAACAAGATTTTAACATTTCAAAATTGCAGCCAGTCTGCACCCAGAAAAAGTGTCATGCCTGGTTgtaaaaaaatttcaaacataGCTGCTGTatctatttaaaaatgcattttgtatgtaaaatgacattttttcccagttatttCCTTGCCTAAAAATACTGTTAGTATTGTCTTCCACGAAGTGTAGCAGTAATGCAGGCTTTTGAACATTATCCTACCTGGAACAATACAAGTTTAGCATTCACAGTCTTAAATAATCTATGCTGAGCAGCATGGATGTTTCTCTATAAACTCCCACCAAATGTTgcatggattttttaaaaataagtatagAAAGTGCTCTGGCAAAGTATGAGTGTTTTATTATTGTTAGACTTCTTTAATACAGTAGAACTTTCTTATTCCACGAGCACTCTCTGAACACACACTCATAAAATTCACTATAGGTACATTTCAAAGAAGATTCCTCTGATGAACTTTCATCATGAGACCTGCAAGAACATTCTCTGTAGCTCTGCTTTTATTTGAGATATTAGCAGCTGAGTGACCTCCATACAaattggggttagggttaggttttgcAAACACGTGTCTCTCCTTCCTCTCACACTGCATCAAGTGGCTGAAACACATTAGATGGTTTGCAGGGtggtttttcttctggtttgAATTATTCAAGAGGATTTttgataataaaataatttgtggggtttttttatttaaaaaagttATAAATAGAATTTTATGCTCGTTTGAAATTTCAATGGGATTACACATTAAATCTTTTCTGCTACTTAGAAAGGATTTCGACATTGGGCTTGCTCTTCAGGCAAAAATGTAATGTTTAGAAATTCCACCAGATGAAATATCCCTCTTGTCTTACAGACATCTGTATAGCCTTTGAGGATACAAATTCAAAAGTAGATAAGAACTTTCACTTGAAGGAAAAGTGATCTTTTTGACTTTAATCAACTAAAATCAAATTACAAGCCTCCTGCTGGCTTTAACTGTTAGTATTTCTTGCTCTGCTGAGCAAGTGCATATGTTGTTCACACAGCCTGGGGATGTTTCCTGGATAGATTCTGGTATCAGCAGAATAATCTCAGGGATGAATTTGGAAAAGAAGTTATCTCCCTCTGCGCAGTTTGAAGGAGACATCAAGCTCTAACACTCTGCTTGTTCTGCCTCTGCTCCTTAAACCCAGCTTGTTTTCTTatggaagaaacagaaattggGAGTTCAAAGTGAAGTATTTAGACCTGAGTTCTCAGAACCAGTATCAGAAGTACAACAAAATGTACTTCTGATTAAGACTCTAATGacatttcatttgaaattcAGTGCAACTGCATGAAGATGGCACTGTGACAAGATCTGAGATATCCCCAAGTAGTTGGAGTTGTAGGAGCAACTGAGGAAGCAAGAGCCAAGCTTCAGCAAGCACTTGTTTTCTCAGGAGTGTGGAAGCTTTTCATTGGCTTGGCTTCCTCTGGGTTTTGGGGGCACAGAGATGGCGCCATTtcttatttctccttttgtcCTCTGTCCTTCTGTGTTACCTAATACTCAATTCACACAAATTGTGTTGGCAAATAGCTCTCCCAGTATGTTAGTATTAGGATGtggtttctgtgattctgttccAGAAATCATCTTTCTTCATGACAGTCAACAAATTAGCCTTACTTTCCTCCATTTTGTGGTCTCAATCTGATGTCTGGGGAATTTGAACGTATGCAGGTAGTAAGTCATGGGTGCTCTCTGACCTGACTGCGGACCAAAATCAACTCTCAGCTGAGATCCTGCCTACAGCTGGCATGGCTGGTTAGCTTAAAAGTGTTTAAACCAAATATTTGGGGTAATTATAGTATTATAGCAGATTTTAAAGGGTGATTGCCAGTGCTGTCAAAGGGTGAAGCTGACATTTTTTCAATACCCCTCCGTGCcaaacagctttaaaatttgAACACTATTATTGTATTAGCATAGTTCTTTAGTCTgaactgaatttaaaacatGCCTACTGTTTAGGGTAGGCAATACAAAATCCTGATCGCTACTTTCCTGGAATTTCAACCAAAAGGAATGGTACAACATTATATAatcatgttttttaaaaatcaacttgCAGTTTTACATGGCATCTTGTGTCTGCTCGTGGCAGCCAGAACTGAACGTTGCCATTGAAAACAGAGAGTCATGGCAGTATATTCACTTCAAAAATACCTTCTggttgcaaaaatatttaacaatgTTAAGACTAAATAGGAGTGAGAGGAAACTAAAGAAAGACAGGATTGGAAACTGTTCATTGCGCTGTCAGATAAAAATTCACCATGGAAAAATGCACAAACAGACAAATAGAAAACAATTTCTGGAGTAAAAATGAAATCCAGCAGACCACTGAGTCTTCTTGAGTAGGGTTGAAGGATGAAAGGGGATACCCTCAAACCACTTGGTTAAATTCAATGAGCAGAAAGCACTGGACATCAGGCATTCAGCTCAGGACTGGGGACAGATAAGTCTCTCATGGATTTCTAGGAAGAGCAGAAACTCTGCCTTTGTGCGTACCTCTTTTGGAAAAGaggtttaggaaaaaaacacaagtcTTGGAAACCAAAATCCTAGCAGTATCTTGGAAGGGTTATTGAAACCATCCCATAAATCACAGTAGCAGTTAGACAGCAAGGCAAAATGGGAATTAGTGATGTCTTTTTCTTAAAGGGGAGCTGGAGATGAGTCTTCATCTGGATTGTGTAAGCATGTGGCAGAGCCAGCAGTTCCTGTGTGTTTGGGGTA is part of the Cinclus cinclus chromosome 4, bCinCin1.1, whole genome shotgun sequence genome and encodes:
- the DRAM1 gene encoding DNA damage-regulated autophagy modulator protein 1 — translated: MLCCMPGVAFVPALLVSWSSAAFIISYVIAVLAGHVEPLVPYISDTGTKPPESGVFGFMINISALLAAITMYIRYLLIEKQNESSHFVRSSCNMFTLCVGLMGCTGMGIVATFQELAVPSVHDIGALVAFGSGVVYITLQSIISYKSCPRWNTYFVCHMRMAISVISCIAFIPMIVFASKISMTKIDWTPGEKDYTYHFMSAICEWTVAFGFIFFFLTFIRDFQRFSLRISTEIHEDS